The sequence ATCTCTTTCATTATTCTCTTTGGCAACAGCAAATGCATTGGGAGAATTACTAAGTTACTATCGCCTAAACACATATGTTCAAGAAATTTTTGCTGGTATGACTGGTGGAAAACTTATATTCTTGCTTGTAGTTGTTGTGTTCTTTATGTTTGTTGGAACATTTATGGATTCGGTTCCGGCTATGATTTTATTTGTACCTATTATTCTTCCGTCTGCGACAGCTTTGGGAATTAGCCCGATTATTTTGGGGCTGATAGTAGTTACAACATTATCATTAGGATTAGTAACACCTCCATATGGGCTGTGTTTGCTTATTGCGTCATCTATTAGTGGAATAACTATAGAAGAGTCTTTTAAAGGTACGCTACCATATTTTTTATCATCTATAGTTGTATTGTTAATGCTAGTTCTTTTTACGGATCTATGGTTAATTATTCCAAAAGCACTATTTCCGGCTGTTTTTTAGTTTGTGCAAAAAAGCGGGGGTCAATTTTCGGTACATAATAATCTTGATTATGCTATACTCATACCTTGACGTTTGTTGCTAATGACATTATATTGAAAGTTGCATTAGATTAAGCGATTATGTAAAATATAGGAGGGTATTATGACTGAAAAAGAAAAGGCCGTGGCGGGGCTGCTATATAACGCTAATTATGACCAAGAACTGATTGACCACAGGATTGTGTGTAAAGATTTATGTCATCAACTTAATGTGGCATTGCCATCGGATATCGAAGCCCAAAGAGAACTGTTTCCCAAAATTGTAGGTAGCGTTGGTAAAGATTTTTTTGTTACAACTCCTTTTCAGTGTGATTATGGCTACAATATTTTTATTGGAGATAACTTCTATAGCAACCATAATTTGATAATTCTCGATTGTGCTAAAGTCACTATTGGCAACCATGTGTTTATTGCCCCTAACTGTTGCATCTCCGCAGCGGGGCATCCTCTAGATTTTGAAAATCGCAATATAGGGCTGGAGTTTGCGTATCCGATCACTATCGAAGACAATGTTTGGATCGGTGCTAACGTTACTATTTTGCCCGGCGTTACAATTGGCAAAAATTCTGTAATAGGAGCGGGTAGTGTAGTATCGAGAAGCATTCCAGCTGATAGCATTGCAGTAGGAGTTCCGTGCCGTAGAATTAAGGCTGTCCCAACTGCATAAAAAAATCCCCTCCATTATTAGAGGGGAATAAAACTAAACTTCCATTATAATCGGCAATACCATAGGGCTTCGCTTAGTTTTTTGCCATACAAAATCTCTCAGGTCATCACGAACATGAGTCTTGATAAGCATCCAATCTGTAATTTGATTGCGCTCACATTTATCTAACGTTTTTCTAACCACATTTCTGGCCTGGTCCATCAAATTTTCGGCTTCTCTCACATACACAAATCCACGTGAAATAATATCGGGACCCGCAACAACTCTTCCAGTGTCGTCTAATGTCATGACGGCTATCAACAACCCATCTTCTGACAAATGTTTTCTGTCTCGTAAAACGATATTTCCTACATCTCCAACACCCAGTCCATCCACTAATACTTGTCCAGATGGCACGGTGCCTGTAACTTTTATCGATGTTTTATCAAGCTCTAGTACATCGCCTATAGCTAATATTGGAATGTTCTCTTTTTTGATGCCCATATTTATTGCAGTGTTTGCATGTGCTTGCAAATGCCTATACTCTCCGTGGACAGGAACAAAGTATTTTGGCTTAATTAAAGCTATCATCAACTTTTGCTCTTCTTGTGCTGCGTGTCCAGACACATGAGTATCATCTTTGATTACAATAGCTCCTTTTTTTGTCAAATCATTAATCACATTAGATACGGTCTTTTCGTTTCCTGGAATCGGCGTTGCGCTAAGGATTACAACATCGCCAGGCTTTATATCAACTTGTCTATGTTCCGACTTTGACATGCGAGATAACGCCGCCATAGGTTCACCCTGAGAACCAGTCATAATAATTACAACCTTATCATCTGTATATCGTTTTAAATCATTTACCTCTATAAGCGTATTTTTTGGAATATCCAAGTATCCGAGCTCGCTTGCTATCTTTACGACATTAACCATGCTTCGGCCCATAACGTTTACTTTTCGTTTGGTTTCGCCTGCTGCATTGATAATTTGCTGAACCCTATCTACGTTTGATGCAAAAGTGGCCACCATTATTCGTCTATCTTTATACTTACTAAATACTTCTGATAATGTTTCACCCACCACTCTTTCAGACTGAGTATACCCAGGTCGTTCTGAATTTGTACTATCAGAGAGCAATGCTAGTACACCTTTTTGTCCTAGTTCTGCCAATCTGTGTAAATTCACAACTTTTCCTCTAATAGGCGTATAGTCTATTTTAAAGTCTCCTGTGTGGATAATGGTTCCGACTGGTGTCCATATCGAAAGCATTACAGAATCTGTTATACTATGATTCGAATTGATAAACTCAACTTTAAAGCTATTTCCAAATTTGATCGTTTCGCCATTTTGGATAACCACTCTGGTTGTTGTATCCATAAGCCCGTGCTCTATCAATTTATTTTCTATAAGTGCAGTTGTTAAACTAGTTCCATAAATTGGTATATTTACATCCCGCAGTATATATGGCAAACCTCCAATGTGATCTTCGTGCCCATGCGTTATTATAAATGCGCGTATTTTATCAATATTTTTTACCAAATACGTTGTATCTGGTATTACTAAATCTATTCCTAACATTTCGTTTCCCGGAAAAGCAAGTCCGCAGTCTACAACAATGATGTCGTTTTCATATTCAAACACTGTCATGTTTTTGCCGACTTCGCCCAGCCCACCTAACGAAATAATTTTTAATTTTGGTTTTGCTTGTTTAGGTCTCAAAATTTTACCTCCTGAATATTTTTTCCGCCCCGTAATATAAAGATGAGACCATTATAATTCTTTATCACCGAGATGTCAATTAACTTCAATGTCATATTCATCACTTTCCATTAGGATTAGTGTAATTTGCTGAAATTCATCTTCGTTCTCTATTAAAGAATACACTAAATTATCATCCTTATCTTTAGCCTCCTTTAAAATTGTCGCTTCATCGTCTTCATCAACAACTAACAGATATTTATTGTCATTAAACACTGTACTATCAACAATTTCAAATAAGATTTCTTCGCCGGTATCTTCATCATAAAATATTATTTTTTCCAATTTCTTTACCTCTATTTGCATCTAAATAATTTTGTAGAATTATTACGGCCGCAACTTTGTCGATCACTTTGCTTCGTTTTTTTCGACTTAGATCAGCTTCTAATAATACATTCGTTGCTGCTACGGTACTAAGGCGTTCATCCCATAATACTACCGGTATTTGCAATCGATTTTTAAGCTTTGTCTGAAAAAGAATAGTTTCTTCAACGCGCTTCCCAGACGTGTTGTTCATATTTTTTGGCAACCCTAATACTATTTTGCCAACTTCTTGTTCCTTGCATATTTTTTCTAACTCATTTATTGTTGCTTTTATATTAGATGGATCTTTTCTTCTTATGATAGAAACTGGATTTGCTATTATAAAAAATGGATCACTTATTGCAACACCAGTTGTATTTGTTCCAAAATCAAGGCCCATTATTTTCAACAGTTATCACCCAAATAAAAGGCAACTAATTCTTCTAAAATTTCGTCGCGTTCTATTTTTCTGATTTTGGTTCGAGCGCCATTGTGGCTAGTTATATACGTAGGGTCTCCTGACATAATATAACCTACTATTTGATTTATAGGATTATATCCTCTAGATTTTAAATCTGCATATACTTCAGTCAATGTTTCTCGTATAGAAATTTGTTCTGGCATACTAAGCTTAAATTGCATAGTCTCATTTAAGTTACTCATTCAACTGCACGTCCTTCCAATATATTATTCGCTATTTTTGTTATTTTAATAAGTTGGGTAGTCAAATTTTTGCCATTGCTTACTTCTACTCGCATATAATTGCTTGTAAATCCTGTGTTATCACTTTCTAGCAATACAATAACTTCCTTACCTAGCATACTTTCCAAAATTTTATTTCTATTACTTTGAGTCACCTCTTTTAATCGCTGCGATCTTTCATCTTTAATTACTGAGTCAACTTGTCCTGTCATCTTTGCAGCTGGAGTTCCCTCACGCATAGAATATGGAAAAATATGCACATCTAAAAATCCTATCTTTTTTACAAACTCAAGAGTCTCTAAAAATTCATCTTCTGTCTCTTGCGGAAATCCCACAATGATATCAGTAGTGAGTTCTACTTCTGGTAGAGCAGCTCGTAATAAATTTATACTTTCTAAATACATAGCGGTTGTATATTTTCGATTCATTCTTTTTAATACAGAATCCGATCCGCTTTGTAATGATAAGTGAAAATGGTTGCACACCTTTGGAGTTGTTTTTAACATATCTATAAATGTATCATCAATTATAGTAGGTTCTATAGAGCTAAGTCTAATGCGCTCTATGCCCTCAATCTCAGCTATTTTTTTGATGATTGATATTAAATTTGTATTTTTTAAGTCTTTTCCATAAGATGCTACATGAATACCGGCTAACACAATTTCCTTAAAGCCGGCATCTTTTAATCGTATAACTTCTTCGATAACATTATTTTCCTTCCTACTTCTAATCTTCCCTCTTACATAAGGAATAATACAATAACTACAATAATTGTTGCAACCTTCCTGGATTTTTAAATATGCTCGAGTTTTGGAACTGGTATTTGATATTTCCAGTTCTTCAAATTCCGTGACTTCCATGATATCGCAGACAAAATTTTTTGCTATTTTATCTTGCATAAAGTTTTTGACTAATTCTACAACGGCGCCGCGGTTGTCGGTACCTACAACAATGTCAATTTCGCTAACTTCCGATCTAATTTTATTTTTGGCAATCTGAGCATAACAACCCATCGCCACAAGTACGCTATCGGGATTTATCTTTTTAGTTCGCCTAAGCATTTGTCGACATTTTCGATCGCTTAAATGTGTAACAGTACAGGTATTTACGAGATACACATCAGCAAACTCATTAAAGTTTACCAATCTATATCCTTCTTTAATAAATTTTTCAATCACTGCGTCAGTATCATATTGATTTACCTTGCACCCCAAAGTGTATGCTGCAACAGTTTTTTTCATCATACTTTTCAAATTTTCCTCCACATGCTCAATATTCTCTGTCGAGCATTAGTTTTTTTCATCATACTTTTCAAATTTTCCTCCACATGCTCAATATTCTCTGTCGAGCATTTTTATTTATTAATATCAAACTGACTAACAGCTACAGTCGTAATAAATTTAGGTGTAACAATTTTCGATGCTGCAGCTGTATTATCAGTTTATTCAGCATCGGCGACAATCTTAGGTGCCATAGTTTCGGCCGCGTTATCAGTTGATTCTTTTTGATTTAGCGCTTGAATATCTTTTAAACTATAAATAGCTTTTTCTTCATATATTTCGTTAATCTCTCTTTTTCTTTTGTCGAGCATAGTTTCTTCAACTTCTTCTTCAACATTTTCTTCTGATGTACCAATGGTTTTGGCAAAGATAGGCTGAATAAGATGTGAGCTAGCATAACACATAATTCCAGGAATCATAAGCAACATTGGAGGTACAACTAATATGACGATTGCAGAAATGATTGTCATACACAACAATAAAAAGCTTGTAATTAAGTGTTTGTTGGTAAGGACAAAAGAGAGTACAAAGGTATTCTTGATGCTCATATGAAATCTAGACAGGATTGCAAAGGTATAAGTGCTAAACAAAATAACTTCGATGCAGAAAAACAATACAAATCCAGAGTATAGCATAAACGCAAACCCTTCAAAAGTTGGACTTAATAGAGATATAAAATATAGAACAGCGCTAGCCCAAACTATCAAAAGAATTATTGTGATTGGCAGTGATTGTTTAAAATTTTGCTTGTAACTCTTAACAAAATCTCGATATATATAAGGGTCTTCTTTTCTTATCTTTTTGCCATATACAT is a genomic window of Candidatus Epulonipiscium viviparus containing:
- a CDS encoding sugar O-acetyltransferase, translated to MTEKEKAVAGLLYNANYDQELIDHRIVCKDLCHQLNVALPSDIEAQRELFPKIVGSVGKDFFVTTPFQCDYGYNIFIGDNFYSNHNLIILDCAKVTIGNHVFIAPNCCISAAGHPLDFENRNIGLEFAYPITIEDNVWIGANVTILPGVTIGKNSVIGAGSVVSRSIPADSIAVGVPCRRIKAVPTA
- a CDS encoding ribonuclease J codes for the protein MRPKQAKPKLKIISLGGLGEVGKNMTVFEYENDIIVVDCGLAFPGNEMLGIDLVIPDTTYLVKNIDKIRAFIITHGHEDHIGGLPYILRDVNIPIYGTSLTTALIENKLIEHGLMDTTTRVVIQNGETIKFGNSFKVEFINSNHSITDSVMLSIWTPVGTIIHTGDFKIDYTPIRGKVVNLHRLAELGQKGVLALLSDSTNSERPGYTQSERVVGETLSEVFSKYKDRRIMVATFASNVDRVQQIINAAGETKRKVNVMGRSMVNVVKIASELGYLDIPKNTLIEVNDLKRYTDDKVVIIMTGSQGEPMAALSRMSKSEHRQVDIKPGDVVILSATPIPGNEKTVSNVINDLTKKGAIVIKDDTHVSGHAAQEEQKLMIALIKPKYFVPVHGEYRHLQAHANTAINMGIKKENIPILAIGDVLELDKTSIKVTGTVPSGQVLVDGLGVGDVGNIVLRDRKHLSEDGLLIAVMTLDDTGRVVAGPDIISRGFVYVREAENLMDQARNVVRKTLDKCERNQITDWMLIKTHVRDDLRDFVWQKTKRSPMVLPIIMEV
- a CDS encoding DUF1292 domain-containing protein; its protein translation is MEKIIFYDEDTGEEILFEIVDSTVFNDNKYLLVVDEDDEATILKEAKDKDDNLVYSLIENEDEFQQITLILMESDEYDIEVN
- the ruvX gene encoding Holliday junction resolvase RuvX → MGLDFGTNTTGVAISDPFFIIANPVSIIRRKDPSNIKATINELEKICKEQEVGKIVLGLPKNMNNTSGKRVEETILFQTKLKNRLQIPVVLWDERLSTVAATNVLLEADLSRKKRSKVIDKVAAVIILQNYLDANRGKEIGKNNIL
- a CDS encoding IreB family regulatory phosphoprotein, producing the protein MSNLNETMQFKLSMPEQISIRETLTEVYADLKSRGYNPINQIVGYIMSGDPTYITSHNGARTKIRKIERDEILEELVAFYLGDNC
- the mtaB gene encoding tRNA (N(6)-L-threonylcarbamoyladenosine(37)-C(2))-methylthiotransferase MtaB → MMKKTVAAYTLGCKVNQYDTDAVIEKFIKEGYRLVNFNEFADVYLVNTCTVTHLSDRKCRQMLRRTKKINPDSVLVAMGCYAQIAKNKIRSEVSEIDIVVGTDNRGAVVELVKNFMQDKIAKNFVCDIMEVTEFEELEISNTSSKTRAYLKIQEGCNNYCSYCIIPYVRGKIRSRKENNVIEEVIRLKDAGFKEIVLAGIHVASYGKDLKNTNLISIIKKIAEIEGIERIRLSSIEPTIIDDTFIDMLKTTPKVCNHFHLSLQSGSDSVLKRMNRKYTTAMYLESINLLRAALPEVELTTDIIVGFPQETEDEFLETLEFVKKIGFLDVHIFPYSMREGTPAAKMTGQVDSVIKDERSQRLKEVTQSNRNKILESMLGKEVIVLLESDNTGFTSNYMRVEVSNGKNLTTQLIKITKIANNILEGRAVE
- a CDS encoding YesL family protein, with product MKIFDLDGPLYKIGNELADFMLLSIMFVVGCIPIVTIGTSASALFYVYGKKIRKEDPYIYRDFVKSYKQNFKQSLPITIILLIVWASAVLYFISLLSPTFEGFAFMLYSGFVLFFCIEVILFSTYTFAILSRFHMSIKNTFVLSFVLTNKHLITSFLLLCMTIISAIVILVVPPMLLMIPGIMCYASSHLIQPIFAKTIGTSEENVEEEVEETMLDKRKREINEIYEEKAIYSLKDIQALNQKESTDNAAETMAPKIVADAE